One region of Syntrophorhabdus sp. genomic DNA includes:
- a CDS encoding 3-hydroxyacyl-ACP dehydratase, translated as MENLVSYEDGAGTVESTIGENTIFVNADGYLEEAVMVELLAQSFAALKGYSDLVRGKPIKKGYLVKINDLQVSGRAKPGGRLLVSIVNSGEIGEFTLGKGTVTCDGDRIASGDIVVWLPEGR; from the coding sequence GTGGAAAACTTGGTCTCTTATGAAGACGGGGCGGGGACGGTTGAATCGACCATCGGGGAGAACACGATCTTCGTGAATGCAGACGGATACCTTGAAGAGGCCGTCATGGTGGAACTCCTGGCACAATCCTTCGCGGCACTTAAGGGCTATAGCGACCTCGTCCGGGGCAAACCGATAAAGAAGGGCTATCTGGTGAAGATCAATGATCTCCAGGTATCCGGGAGGGCAAAGCCCGGGGGCAGGCTCCTTGTGTCCATCGTCAATTCGGGAGAGATCGGCGAATTCACGCTCGGGAAAGGCACCGTTACGTGCGACGGTGACAGGATCGCATCCGGTGATATCGTCGTCTGGCTTCCGGAAGGGAGATAA